TCCCCTCACAGGGCTTCGGGTCCTCCCGCGAACATCCAACCTGGAACAGCCACACCGCGCTGAGCGCGGCCAACAACAAGCGAGGCGACATTCGCATCTCGTGGGTCTCCTGGGGGCACCCACCTGGGTGCTCGACGGCATGTCCCTGAAATGCGGCGCAGAGTAGCCTGTGAAACATTTCGGTAACAGACGTCCCCGGGGCAATCCGCCCTGGCGAATTGCAAGGGGTTCGGGGCGCCCCAGTGGCGACTTCCCACCTTTCTGTAGACTGAGAAGCCGATGACCGCCCACACCCTGACCAGCCCCGTCTCCCGCTTCCTCGACGGACACCTACGACGCGATGCGCAGGGGCGCGAGCTGTCGGTGGCGCGCTTCATGGCGGGCCTGTCCGGCGCGTCGGTGGTGGTGGCCGCGGCGCTGGGCCCCTCGCTGGGCTGGGGGCTGACGCAGGCGCTGATGGGGCTGTCGGCGGTGCTGGCGCTCTACTACACCGCGCTGTGGCGCGTGCTGCGCTCGGGCGCGTTCCATCCGGCCATCCCCTGGCTCAACGTGGCCATCGAGGTCAGCATCCCCGCGGTGGTGCTCGCGTTCGATTTGCGCTTCCAGGGGCCCATCTACGCGCTCACCGCGCCCACGCTGGTCATCTGGCCCACGCTCATCACGCTCGCGACGTTGCGCAGCAACCCCCGGCTGGCGCTGGCCGCGGGCATCCTGGTGGCCGCCGAGTACCTGGGCATCTACTTCCTCTTCGTCCAGCCGCTGCTGCCGGAGTCCGCGCTCATCACGCTGACGCCGCGCTTCATCGCCACGCGGGCCTTCTTCTTCGTGGCCGCGGGCGTCTTCACCGCCACGCTCGCGCGGCACTTCCTGCAGCTGACGCGGGGCGCGCTGTCCGCGCTGCGGGAGCAGGAGGTCATGGGCAAGTACGTGCTGCACGAGCGCGTGGGCGCGGGCGGCATGGCGGAGGTGTACCGGGCCACGTACTGCCCGGAGGGTGGCTTCCAGAAGCAGGTGGCCCTCAAGCGCATCCTCCCCTCGTTCGCGGATGACGACGACTTCGTCGCCATGTTCCGCCGCGAGGCGGAGCTGTGCTCGTCGCTCAATCACCCCAACATCGTGCAGGTCTTCGACTTGGGGCGGCACGGGGGCACGTACTTCCTGGCCATGGAGTTCGTGGACGGCATGCCGTTGAGTTCGCTGATGCGGGGGCTTGCGCGCAGGCCGCTGCCGGTGGCGGCGGTGACGTTCCTGGGGGCGGAGCTGGCGTCGGCGCTCGACTACCTGCACCGGCGCACGGGCGCGGACGGACAGCCGCTGCGGCTGGTGCACCGCGACCTCAACCCGCCCAACGTGCTGGTGTCGCGCTTCGGCGACGTGAAGCTGTCGGACTTCGGCATCGCGCGGGACTCGGCGCGCTCGCAGCTCACGGCCGCGGGCAGCGTGCGCGGCAAGCTGGGCTACATGGCGCCCGAGCAGGCCGCGGGGAGGCCCTTCGATGGGCGCGCGGACCTCTTCGCGCTGGGGCTGACGTTGCATGAGGCGCTCACGGGGCGGCGCGCGCTCCAGGGCTCCACGCAGGAGGCGCTGCTGCGCGCCACGCTGGACCAGGAGGTGCTCCCGCCCTCGCGCTTCAATCCGGAGGTGCCGCCCGCGCTCGACGCGGCGGTGATGGGGCTGCTCGAGAAGCGGCCCGAGCAGCGCACCGCCAGCGGGGCCCTCCTGCGTCAGCAGCTGCTCGCGCTCGAGGGCGAGTCCGCGCCGTATCCGCGAGGCCAGGCGCTGCTCGCGGGCGTCCTGCGCGAGGCGGCGGAGCGACAGCAGCAGGAGAAGGAGGCTCGAGCCCAGGCCTCCGCCGAGGGCCCCGCGCGCGCTCAGGCCCCCGCTCGCTCGGCCTGAGACGTCGGCTCCGCTCGGCCCCCCGTCCGCGAGGGATTCAGCGCGGCGTTCCTCGCGAGTGCTGGGGCCCTCCGCTCCACGTCCCGGCCTGCCAGCAGGCTTCGCGCGAAACGGGAGCACACCTCGTCGCGCGACGGACCCGTACAGCGCGGCGACCGCGCGAAACTCCTGCTGCCCCGACGCCCTCGCGCTACGTATCGTATCGATGCGCGCCGCACGGTCCGCCTCGAGGTCCGGGGCGCCCGTGCCAGGCCACCGCCCACACCCCGCGGCGCCCCACCTGGAGTCCGTCACCATGGATGTCGCTGTCCTCACCTACTCAGACATGCCCGAGCTCGCCGAGTTCGAGCGCCCCCTGCTCCCCGCGCTCCGAGCCCTGGGCCTGGATGCGCGGCCCGTCGTCTGGGACGACCCGACGGTGGACTTCAACACCGTGCGCCTCGCCGTGGTGCGCAGCACCTGGGACAGCCACCTGCGCCGCGACACCTTCGTCGCCTGGGCCCAGAAGGTCGGCCGGCTCACCCGGCTCCACAACCCGGCCGACGTGCTGCGCTGGAACACGCACAAGTTCTACCTGCGTGAGCTCGAGGAGAAGGGCATCCCCGTGACGCCCACCGCGTGGGTGGAGCGCGACGGCGCCCTGGACCTCGAGGTCCTCGCCCGCGCCCGGGGCTGGGACACGCTGGTCCTCAAGCCCGCCGTGTCCGCTGGCGCCGTGGAGACGCACATCATCCCGCGCGCGGAGGCCTCGGCTGGCAACGCGCTCGTCACCCGACTCGCCGCCAGCGGAGAGCTGATGGTGCAGCCCTACCTCCGGGCCTTCGAGTCGGAAGGCGAGCGCAGCTACATCTTCTTCGAGGGTGTCTTCAGCCACGCGGTGCGCCGCCCGCCCACGCTGAAGTCCGCGCCTCGCGGCTTCGCGGAGCCCAGCACCTTCGCGCCCGACCCCAAGGAGCTGAAGCTGTCCGAGCGCGTGCTCGAGGCCATGGGCGCCCCGCTGCTCTACGCCCGCGTGGACGTGGCCACCGACAACGAAGGCGTCACCCGGCTGCAGGAAGTGGAGGTCACCGAGCCCTCCCTCTTCCTCACCCTGGACGCCGAGTCCCCGCACCGGCTGGCGCGCGCCATCGCCGCGAAGCTGTAGCGGCGCCCCCGAGGGAGTGCGCGCCTAGAAGCCGCACTCCTTCGCATCCGCGTTGCGGAACACGCACAGCAGCCCCGGCTGACGCTTCTTCCAGAAGGCCCAGTCGTGCGCGCCGCTCACCTCGTTCACGTGCACCACGCCGTAGCCCTTGTTGCGCAGCGCAGTGACGAACTGGAGGTTGGACTGACAGTCGTCCCCGCCCTGCTCGCCGTCGCGCGTGCAGCCCGTCGAGGGTGAGCCGTGGTCCACGTAGAAGCGCACCGGCACCACCGGGTCCGCGCTCGCGCGCACCACCATGGCGTTGCCGTCGTTGCGGTCCACCTCGCCGTCGTGCGGCCAGAACAGCGTGCCGGACTGCGTGCCCACGAAGCCGAACTTCTCCGGGGCGCGGAAGCCCGCGTACACGGAGATGAGCCCGCCCAGCGACGCGCCGGAGATGCCCGTCTCCTGGGGCCCCTTCTTCACGCGCAGGCCCGACTCCACGCGCGGCATCAGGTCATTGACGATGAAGGCCAGGTAGTCGTCACCCCGAGGCGTGGGCCAGCCCGGCGCGAGCGCGGGCGGGAAGGTGTACTGCCCCAGCCGCACGTCCTGGCTCGGCAGCGCGATGAACACGAGCACCGCCGCGTCCTGGGGCCGCGCCTTGTAGTGCGCGTCCGCCGCGTCCACGAAGGACTCGCGGGTGATGCTCTCGTTGCCGTCGTGCACGTACATCACCGGCAGCGACGGGCACTCCGGGCCGTCATAGGACGCGGGCGTGTAGACGAAGACATCGCGCGCGTCGTTCAACGCCGTGGCGCGCACGTCGTACCACGCGGTGAGCCGGCCCTTCGCCGGGTCCTGCGCGTCCGGGTAGACGAGCGAGTTGAACTGGCCCACGTCGTTGCGGTTGAGGCGGTCCCACACGACGTTGCGCGCGCGAGGGTCCTCGAAGAAGTCGCCGCCCTTCACCAGCTTGTACGGCTGCGGGCCCGTGCGCGGGACCTCCACCTCCGCGAGGTACAAGTCCGTGTCCCGCACCTGCCCGAGCGGCGTCGCCGTGGGCGACCACTCGTTGAACTCACCGGCCACGAAGGTGTCGCGCGCGGCCTCGCCCCGGACGAAGAAGGCCACGCGCTGACGGCCCGCGCTCGCGTCGCTCACCAGCGGCGTGCCGCCCTGGGCCTCCACCTGCGCCACGAAGCGGTCGATGGCCTGGGTGCGCTCATTCGACGTCGCGGCCCGGCCCATGGCCAGCTGCAGGTCCGCCAGCAGCGACATGGGCGCGCCCTTCACCACCGCCTGCCGCTGACAGGCCCAGCTCGTCGGGCCCCCACCGCCGTCGGGCGTCGGCCCCGCGTCCGGATAGGACTGGGTGAAGGGCGGAGGCGGAACGACCGGCGCGCCCTCCGAATCATCACAGGCGGACAGCAGACTCGCGCACAGCAGGACGAAGGACAGACGGCGCATCACGACTCCAGGCGGCGGCAGGCGAGAAGCAGGGACGGACTACGGCTGCGGCTTGGCGGCGGTGGCCGCGGCGGGCACGGTGAGCTCGCGCCCCCACACCCGGACCTTCGCGGCCTTCTCCGCCTC
This genomic interval from Myxococcus guangdongensis contains the following:
- a CDS encoding serine/threonine-protein kinase: MTAHTLTSPVSRFLDGHLRRDAQGRELSVARFMAGLSGASVVVAAALGPSLGWGLTQALMGLSAVLALYYTALWRVLRSGAFHPAIPWLNVAIEVSIPAVVLAFDLRFQGPIYALTAPTLVIWPTLITLATLRSNPRLALAAGILVAAEYLGIYFLFVQPLLPESALITLTPRFIATRAFFFVAAGVFTATLARHFLQLTRGALSALREQEVMGKYVLHERVGAGGMAEVYRATYCPEGGFQKQVALKRILPSFADDDDFVAMFRREAELCSSLNHPNIVQVFDLGRHGGTYFLAMEFVDGMPLSSLMRGLARRPLPVAAVTFLGAELASALDYLHRRTGADGQPLRLVHRDLNPPNVLVSRFGDVKLSDFGIARDSARSQLTAAGSVRGKLGYMAPEQAAGRPFDGRADLFALGLTLHEALTGRRALQGSTQEALLRATLDQEVLPPSRFNPEVPPALDAAVMGLLEKRPEQRTASGALLRQQLLALEGESAPYPRGQALLAGVLREAAERQQQEKEARAQASAEGPARAQAPARSA
- a CDS encoding ATP-grasp domain-containing protein — translated: MDVAVLTYSDMPELAEFERPLLPALRALGLDARPVVWDDPTVDFNTVRLAVVRSTWDSHLRRDTFVAWAQKVGRLTRLHNPADVLRWNTHKFYLRELEEKGIPVTPTAWVERDGALDLEVLARARGWDTLVLKPAVSAGAVETHIIPRAEASAGNALVTRLAASGELMVQPYLRAFESEGERSYIFFEGVFSHAVRRPPTLKSAPRGFAEPSTFAPDPKELKLSERVLEAMGAPLLYARVDVATDNEGVTRLQEVEVTEPSLFLTLDAESPHRLARAIAAKL
- a CDS encoding alpha/beta hydrolase, with the protein product MRRLSFVLLCASLLSACDDSEGAPVVPPPPFTQSYPDAGPTPDGGGGPTSWACQRQAVVKGAPMSLLADLQLAMGRAATSNERTQAIDRFVAQVEAQGGTPLVSDASAGRQRVAFFVRGEAARDTFVAGEFNEWSPTATPLGQVRDTDLYLAEVEVPRTGPQPYKLVKGGDFFEDPRARNVVWDRLNRNDVGQFNSLVYPDAQDPAKGRLTAWYDVRATALNDARDVFVYTPASYDGPECPSLPVMYVHDGNESITRESFVDAADAHYKARPQDAAVLVFIALPSQDVRLGQYTFPPALAPGWPTPRGDDYLAFIVNDLMPRVESGLRVKKGPQETGISGASLGGLISVYAGFRAPEKFGFVGTQSGTLFWPHDGEVDRNDGNAMVVRASADPVVPVRFYVDHGSPSTGCTRDGEQGGDDCQSNLQFVTALRNKGYGVVHVNEVSGAHDWAFWKKRQPGLLCVFRNADAKECGF